The genomic interval attagatcggttctaattgaactgatctaacatacatatttttttaagaaaaaactaCACAAAAAGAAGttgtgataaatttattattatagtaaattttgttaaatctgttctaattgaactgtCCTAACATATACATTACCAAAAAAattacacaagaaaaaaaagacggtggcaaatttgttattattataaattttgttaaatcTGTTTTATTAGACCGATCTAACaagctttctaaaaaaaataatatccctaaattaaccaaaaaattagaaatcacatgtgaaccattttcatccttcatactttgtttttctttgtttttctgcAAACTCAGTCACAAATTAGTCACTCGCAAATCCAAACTCATCTTTCATTCTTCAAGCTTTAAACTTCATCTTTCACAAATTAAACACGCCACAGTAAAGATAATTAAACACACCACAAAAAACTAAGAAGCCACAAATTAAACTTCATCCTTCTAGGTACCTTCATCAAACCCAGCCACAAATTAAACACTTTCAGTGAAAACGTGAATCGTGTATGGCAGCTTTTAGCCTTCATCACCAGCGACGAGTTGGTCCTATGCAACATTTTTCTACTTCAGCACCAACCACGAGTTTTCTTTGTCTTCCTCTTCCATCTATTAAGGAGCATTTCCGTCGAGAAGTGTTTGTTGATTTCTCCgataattttctaataattcttgtttgttactcaacaatctaaaattatttcattgttaattattcttattattaatctttaattgatgAAGAAATTTGTAGGAGAAATTTCTACATAAGTGATGGGGAAATTTGAGAAGTGATGATGCCTAAAAAACTATGAAAGTGATGGAGAAATTTGAGTAGTAGTAGTTACCCCAATTTTCAATCATCCTTTAAAACTGCATGTTATGTGTTTGTGATATTGTCTCTGTTAATAATAAGTCCAATgctataaatttttaaacacaTTTGTCAATTTGAGTTTGTGATTTGTGTTGGTTGTTGTTTAATGTGTTCATACTCTTATGTTTGAAATAATGGAGTTATTTTTGACATTGTATATGTTAATAATAAGtctaatgatataaatttttaaatatatttgttaatttgaGTTTGTGATTTGTGTTAGTTGTTGCTTAATGTGTTCATACTCTTATACTCTTATGTTTGAAATAACGGAGTTATTTTATGCAATTATATTGCTTTGCTGGGTAgcttaaatttaaaagttatagCTGTGATTATGAGTTACTTAAAACTTAAAAGTATATCAGTTTTTTATACTGATAGAATGATAAACACTACTTCAATTTAGATCTATTATTCTGATGTCTCAAATTCGAAGTTAGGACTCTTCAAATCAAATCTGGTCTACTACTACTACTGACTCCACCGTATCAATTCATCACTACTCActtaggtatatatatatatacttccaATTACTCATATGTTTACCACCTTCGATCATTGTATGGATTTTACACAATACAATTTTCAATGTTTAGATACTAACTACTGTATTACAtcctttttttatgaaatttaagttGAGCACCACATGTTTGATCAAATGACTCAAATGCTGCTGCATCTTTATAGCAAACTTCTTAGGTTCTCTCAATTTTCTGCTCCCCTGTTTTTCCTTTGCAAAACAAGTTGTGTCGCTTATAATTTCATTTCCTATATTTCAATAACTATAAAATTCCGTACACAATATTGATGAATTAGGTTATTCCCTCTAACTTTTGGTCAAGTCATACATACATCGTGTATGTTTGGTTTCACCATGAGAATGGCAAAATCACGGCGACTCGCCATGATTTGTAATCCCACCGCGAAACTAAATAAGCATATACTCCTTTTATTTACAGGCAAATATAAGATTATTTGGCATTATTTATTGGCACCATACTGTTAGGAAACCCCCACTATCAGTCGTAGTTAGAGAGATGAGAATTAGAAGATATAACTAAATAGGAGTGAAAGAGAAGGGAGGAAATTAGGAATTACATGTTAATTGGGGCATAAGGAGGTGTAGATCCTTGACGTTTTCAATATTGTAGCAGTTTTGgatatgatattatatataaacgTTTGTGTAGCGAAAGACGTTGAAAACTCTTTGGATTTTAATGGAAAGAACTGTATGTAGTTTCCCTGACATGTTTCCTCTGATTTTTAATTGCAAGTCTTGCTTCAATTCTCTTCACTTTGATTATATTCATTCTTATGTTGTTCCTTAGATCCAGTAGCATAAAAAACTGAAATAATGTGTTCATACTCTTATATGTTCATACTCTTATTTGGTGTTTTTATGATTCTTGTCTGAATATGTTCAAAGTTAAAGAAAGCTAAAATGTGAAGAGAGAAAACCTTCTATTCTAACAATTTATGTTAACCATGATATGTTAGTTAGATTTTAAGGACTATAAGTCTATACCAATAGGAATATTGATATGTTACAGAAGACTATGGTGTggagaattaaaaataatgttgatAAAATTCTTGATGAAGATTTGGGTTCTGATTTTGAAAATTGTGGAATTTTGGATAGTAGGGATAAGGAAGGAAGACCAGTTTGTTACCATCTTTTTGAGGTTTTCAAAGACAAGGTTTTGTATAAGAAGACATTTGGAACACAGGAGATATGTGAACTTTTTTTGAGGTGGAGAATTCAGTTGATGGAAATTGCTGTTAAAAAGTTGTGTTTTGGAGGAGGGGTTGATTCAACTATTCAGGTTTTTGATTTAAAGAATTCACCAATTCAAGGAATGAAAGAGCTTAGTGCACTCAGCAAAAAGGCTCTTATATTGTTTCAGAATTATTATCCTGAgattatttacaaaaatgttAGTATATGTAATAATACAGTTATAAGTTTggaatttttatcaaaaatgaaattacagaaaggttaatttttttatgtttgcaGATTATAGTAAATGCACCATTTTGGTTCTACACTTCACAAGTTTTATTCTCAAGGTCTATGAACCTATGAACCagagaaataaaaagaagtTCATCTTGGCAAGACCACAAAAGGTTACACGAATTCTTCTCAAGTGAGTGTGGttataattaacataaaattatgATTTGTCATCATTAAACTTAAGCTAACAGTATGATTTTTCATCAATAAACTTTAGCTAACAATATGATTTGTCGCAAGGTATATAGCCCCAGAACATCTTCCAGCTGAATATGGTGGTCTAAGGAGGAATAGTGACCAAGATTTTTCCCCTGATGATAAGGTTTTGGAGCTTAAAATCAAAGCAAATTCTCCACACCATAATCTTCTGTAACATATaaattaggctaaattacattcgtggtcctttaacttaatttcaggtaacgttttagtcatttatcttttttttcccgatttagtcctttattcctaaaaatatcaaataaagtatgaaaatatgagtttatttaaagatttgcgttacgaatttgatgaaatttgtattatattgaagaatataattaattttatgagttttgatgggttttttttttttaatttttgtataaaaaaggatatcattgttgaaattttaaaacataaaatatcaaattgtcacttaaaattaaaataaaggaccaagtcgggaaacaAAAAAggtaaaggactaaaacgttacctgaaattaagttaaaggaccacaaatgtaatttagcctataaattATTTGCTACAATAATTTGTTTTTcctttattgattttatttattggcGCTTTGTAGTTAGCTATAAGTCTATAACAATAGGAAAATGATACaaattcaaagaaattaaataaattttgctaACGagtgtttataaattttaattgataaattttacttttatttgttGACTAGTGTTTTAGGATGCCAAATAAGAAATTTGTTGTTGAGTGTAGTTTTCTTGGTAATATGTGAAATTATGACGATGCATATGTAAGGGgtgaaagttatgaaaaaaaaaattaaaaagttaattatttaaattgattggCTTAtcgataaaataaacaattttgaatatgacttgttatattggttcaaatttaaccgatgtaGTAAATccattttgaatttgacttgttatattggttcaaatttaatcgatctaataaattaattttgaatttgacttgttatattggttcaaatttaaccgatctaataaatcatttttgaatgtgACTTGTTACATCTATTATTTTagctgatttaataattaactatttattacaacgCTTGATGTTAGATCGGACAAGAAACCGATCTAACAAGTTCATAGGAACCGATCTAacaaggtttaattgcactagtgaaatgtcaaattttagTCATGGTGAACTCTGTATTGCAATGTCAAAAGCCAAAAACCAACAAGGATTGAGGATATTGATCAcaattcagaaaaaaaaaattgatacaaaGACCACTACAAATGTTATTTTCAAAGAAGTCTtctaaaacatataatttttttattcttgtatttatttttttatattaatttccaAAATTTTAATCTACATGAATATTTGTAGCTACAATGACATTCaagtttgaaattgaattttaagaTATATACGTTTATTTTAGACTAATATGAGGAGAGAGACATTATTCCAGTTTCTCACTATTATTTTAGACTCCTGAAAATCGAATTTTACTCTTGTACTAGTGTATTTGAGTATGGACCTTGTATGGAGTatacaaacaaatatttaaatattaatgaaaaatttcatttaatagtaatattattgttgagtttaatacatatatacttacaatttaaaatagttttgcctacaaatatttttaattaagagtCATGCACTCACAATGTAGGGACTAAACTTCATATCATATGTGAAGGAGAAATTGAGAAAAAGATTTATTCCCATCTATTCCGTGTCTTCAAGCAACATAGTAATATTAAGGCTCTAATCCGTGGATCTTGTTAGAGTGTTATCTTGATCTTATATGAAAGCTAAAGTTAACAATTTTGCCAATAATTTTAGCAAATTGTGGAGCAATCTATTAGTATGTTTCAGAATAAATGCTCCTCATTTTTTAGTTGATTTCATGTGTGTCGTGGTTTTAATTTGGAactaatttctatttattatttgattattgtTGACACAACTTGTCTTCCGGAAAACCtagtataatatatttattcgacttctttaaacaaaatatatgtgATCTTATTCAGTTATTTACAATGTTAAAACATATTAGTGTATTTTCAATGGActtattaaatgattaaaattttgcTCATCATTAAGTAAAAgggaaattaaaataaaacaataatgtacaaattaaaaatatattcttagAAATGATTAATAGTACacattagtttattataaaaataaatttgatttcttttaaaaaattaacatcatATTCTAATGATTTTAgtatcattattttaaaaattattgtaaagaattttttaatattaaattattttttatttaaagcttTTCTTTTATTGACAAATGTAAAAGCATATTTACTGAATTTGCttgttcaaatttaaattaaaatacacatGCTATTATGTGTACATATTtcttttagatattttaatatttttgtttgcccattatttttgaatttctaAATCTCAATTAGTTAAATATTTCTACAAAAATTGACTGTTTGTTTTAGatagtattaaatatttttattattttgacaaatATAATTACATATTTGTAGAATATATTTTTCGCTACGTTTGGAATTGAATATGACCATTATTATGTATACATATTATTTGTACATATccgtaaaagaaaaatatatgtatatatatatttctcttaAACATTTTAGCCGACCATTAtacatgattttttaattaaatttctaaaaaaaatttaaaattttgattgtttttcagattttaatttaaaaatttgtaaaagaaattttatttaatgcaaattattgtatttaatgTCCATTATTGTATTTAATGTCCATTAttgtattgaattttaaattttgtgcgTAAAGATTTATATTGATCATTAGCGAATGAATTTTGTTGAAATTGTACAAATGAAGTATATGAATAtctaaaagatattttatttaatccttattgttgtatttaatttttatttttatatcattagagaatttcattttgtttttaaagaatTGCACCGattgttttatttaatgtattattGCATTTGATTTTCATTTATATACGTTTAGAGAATTGAAAACatatgtttcaaaaaattataaattttagaatatattttacaaaattattattatttttatttgaattactttgaaataaaaattactaattaacatataaataaaaatttggggaaggaatcataaaaaataaatgcatAAGGGTAAGggattaaaaaaacataaagtggtaataaattgaaatttaaaatttaaaatctttttaaattattccaATTTCATTAACACAATTCCATGGTATCCCAGAGAACAAGGGGTGGAGGAAGTAATATGTCAATGCGGAGATTTCCCAAATGTGCATCTCATGGGAAccaaatgatatattaattacaatccgGCGGTAGCTTTGAGACAACTTGGCTACCCTATGTTGGAaaaaccagatgataagtcattggaagcttttgttttgcacaatacTGGTATAGTAGACCCACCGATATTGCGAAGGATAAGCCGAGCCTGGAAAATGATCATTAGAAAAGGAAAAGTATTTGGATGTAGAAGTTGCAAcacaaaagaaccctatcaacaatggataaaaaatagagtccaagaaatcaagttgCCTTTCAACAGTACACCATCGAGTGATCAGGAAATATCTGAACCTACCCTTGCTACCaatgaagaaatagaagaacCCAAAACATCATTGTTGAAATCCGAAGAGGAAAAAAAAGAGCTACAGGcgaagttagaaaaagtctcccaagagaatgagaacttacgatcagaaaacacctgtaaaagtcagtttattgaaagaagtaacaagaggttgaaaattgaaaaagaaaataaatttaacatacaagattgtttgagaggtgcaaatgaagagttagatgtgcgaaagCAAGAAAAGAATGCAACTATCGAAGaggcctatatgtggaagcagttgtggacaaaatcagcaatatctgaaaagaagataaaaaaagagtttgaagatttaaagaaacaactgaaagaaatgATAGTTGAGTATGAGAGtcaagtaaggaatgagaggcaacacaaagaagaaattgaagaactactctcaaaacatcaagacGCACTAAGAATAGAAATGGAGAATTCTAGTGAGctgaagaattacattgattaccaAGAAAAGATCTATAGTTACCTAAAATACGAAACCATATATTGGGAGGATCGATTTATGGTGTTGCTAGGTCAATTAAAGAATCAAGAGATCTATAAAGAGCTGAAAGATAAAGGAAGACATTGGAAAGactgcttttcaaaattggcaatgctagctaatcaagcAATCATAAGAATTCCAAAGCATCTACGAGAGATTGATGCGGTAATGCATCCGTTGAATACTCcagtcaaagtctacaagttcgttgaatattgcaaaaatttggtagaagaattggaggaaaagattggttgtcctattaaaagagaagattgaaatcccatagtcaatgtagtttttaattGTGATGTACTCTTTTTCTGATCAATGAAAGAGTTATTTCGATTTTCGATCcccatattttcttcactaataattcgttcttgttaaaaaattacacaaggcttatgattccccaacatcaCACTATgataattaactaattgatttcatcttcattcatattttaatgcatactcatagaaattttatttataaaaaaaacagaaaaaaatcaataaagttgtttcctcgacacccttatcggactcgcGCAAATTCTAAGATCATGGATGAACTCGAGCAAAACCAAGAGGTGATAAGAGCGGATGTTAACCAACTAAAAGACAAGGTTGATCGAATTCTGGAAGCTATACAGGTTTTggcaaggaaggagaatacatATGGGGATCATCCAgctgcaaatgaagaacaccaaaccactcATTCTCACCCACCGGGTTTTACCCCTACTAACCAACAGTTTCACATAGCagctatgcaatttcctatataTGGTATCCCATTTGGTTATACTCCGCATGTAGTCATCAACCCCATGGACAATAACCAAAACCACTCAGCTGTCAATCCCCAAAacctaaaccaatcacaaatcccaCCTCATTTGGGCTAtgtgccaccccaaaacactataccctcggaaaatattccatataatGCAGCTCAAGTACCCCATTTTGATGCTAATGGGAATTGGCAACAACCTCACGTTGGGGATGATACATAATCGAATGAGAAATTTTGTGTTTTagaagagcgaataaaagcaattgaggggCATAATGTCTATGGTCTCAAagcttttgatatgtgtttggttctcGATGTGACTATCCTTCCaaaattcaaggttcctgagtttgaaaaatacaaaggcgCCACATGTCCTAGAAATCATCTGACTATGTATTGCAGGAAAATGGCTTCTAATGCTCATAGTTTGAGTGGGGAatcgttaagttggtatatgcatcttgagcgAAATCGAATGCATTCGTGGAAATACTTGGCTGATGCTTTCTTGAGgcaatacaggtacaacattgacatggcccctgataggatgcaattgcaaaattcattgaaaaaggacaatgaaactttcaaagaatacgcaCAGCGGTGGAGAGAAATGGTTGGCATGTTTTTGGATACTCTCCAGTcacctttttatgataagatgattgggagtatgtcatcaaacttttctgacctgGTCATGATAAaagaaaggatagaaagtgggatgaggaaTGGCAAGATTGTATGTGCGGCAAGTGGCATGAAGACACCCCAAACAaccttcacaaaaaagaaagaaggggatGCTAACGCTTTATTGACAAATCCAAGGGTCTCTTATTCTCCAACTATGAATTCTTATCGATCTCTAAATTTTCAGCCCCAAATTCCCTACATTCCCTATCCATATGTGGTTGCGACTTCACAAGCTTCATACCcacaatatcacccttcaaggccacctttttatcaaccacctaTCGTCCAACCACCACCTGTCATGTTTTCCCAACAAAACCCATGGAACCAAAATCCGATCCCAAATCACTACAAACCACAAATTAACCGAGAAAAAAAGGTAACTCATTTTGACCCGATTCCCGTGACATACGACCAATTGTTGCCTCACCTactccaaaattcaatggtagtcctgAGGCCAATGAAACCTCTAGAACCACCATTCCCAAAATGGTATAATCCAAACGCCAAATGTGAACACCATGCAGGAGCCGTGGGGCATTCCgtcgaagattgtcaagccttaaaaactaaagtgcaagaattgattaattcaaaatggcttaccttcaaggaagaCGGTCCCAACATACAGAATAATCCTTTGTCGGGTCACGGAGATGCCGTTGTCAATTTCATTGAAGAAGAGATAGACCAGTACACAAAAGATGATTATGTATCGACCATAGAGCCATGCATGGAAAATAATAGATCTTTTCCAAGACCATTTGAAATCCTCTATAGAAAAGAGAATCCTAAGCCAACTCATAGTGgaaaaaatgcaataattgttcaAGCACCAACCACTTttccttatgaaaataacaaagCGGTTCCATGGAGTTATGAAGTTACATCCCATTTAGTAAATCATCAATCATGTGATATCTTTAAGCCTCAAGGTACTAATATCACCAATATTTTAGGGATTGGCGGGATGACCTgtagtggtcgagtatacactcaTGAACAACTCAGGAAAAAGGGAAAAAGATtgtgtatcatgccataaaaggatcagaaacttgcaaaaagacagtgcctgaagaagaagctaacgaatttttgaagtttatcaagcaaagtgagtataaggtggtagatcaactaaatcaaaccccttctaagatatctattctttctttgttatt from Cicer arietinum cultivar CDC Frontier isolate Library 1 chromosome 5, Cicar.CDCFrontier_v2.0, whole genome shotgun sequence carries:
- the LOC140920394 gene encoding uncharacterized protein, whose amino-acid sequence is MCLVLDVTILPKFKVPEFEKYKGATCPRNHLTMYCRKMASNAHSLSGESLSWYMHLERNRMHSWKYLADAFLRQYRIESGMRNGKIVCAASGMKTPQTTFTKKKEGDANALLTNPRVSYSPTMNSYRSLNFQPQIPYIPYPYVVATSQASYPQYHPSRPPFYQPPIVQPPPVMFSQQNPWNQNPIPNHYKPQINREKKVTHFDPIPVTYDQLLPHLLQNSMVVLRPMKPLEPPFPKWYNPNAKCEHHAGAEDGPNIQNNPLSGHGDAVVNFIEEEIDQYTKDDYVSTIEPCMENNRSFPRPFEILYRKENPKPTHSGKNAIIVQAPTTFPYENNKAVPWSYEVTSHLVNHQSCDIFKPQVVGNITANSGLSSSDVELPVEGMEYNKALHISVRCHDHILARLLVDNGSLLNVMPKSTLSKLFVDGACLKGDRGFTLLEQ